Proteins from a genomic interval of Mycolicibacterium grossiae:
- a CDS encoding class II aldolase/adducin family protein — protein sequence MTPDVSGLDDARSDLAARCRELAAQGLALAGAGNVSTRTGEHVLITRSGLRFDTAHPDDITVLTRSGAVLDGARPSSETGLHLGIYERTSATAVVHTHGRSSVAVGLVCDRMPLVHYNLLRLGGSIPTVPYFLFGSDELADAVGKAVGEGFSTVLLRNHGAVSTAHSVGEAVEHACLLEWLCDVYLAARSIGSPALLSDADLQAVAAQSRRLSYGS from the coding sequence ATGACACCAGACGTTTCCGGCCTCGACGACGCGCGCAGCGACCTCGCCGCCCGCTGCCGGGAGCTGGCGGCGCAGGGGCTGGCGCTCGCCGGCGCGGGCAACGTCAGCACCCGTACCGGCGAGCACGTCCTGATCACCCGGTCGGGGTTGCGCTTCGACACCGCGCACCCGGACGACATCACCGTCCTGACCCGCTCGGGTGCGGTCCTCGACGGGGCCCGGCCGTCGTCGGAGACGGGGCTGCATCTGGGCATCTACGAGCGGACGTCGGCGACCGCCGTGGTCCACACCCACGGCCGCAGTTCGGTGGCCGTGGGCCTGGTGTGCGACCGGATGCCGCTGGTGCACTACAACCTGCTGCGACTGGGCGGCAGCATCCCGACCGTTCCCTACTTCCTCTTCGGTTCCGACGAACTCGCCGACGCGGTCGGGAAGGCCGTCGGCGAGGGGTTTTCGACGGTGCTGCTGCGCAACCACGGTGCCGTGAGCACCGCCCATTCCGTCGGCGAGGCCGTCGAACACGCCTGCCTGCTCGAGTGGCTGTGCGACGTGTACCTCGCGGCGCGCAGCATCGGTTCTCCCGCTCTGCTCTCCGACGCGGATCTCCAGGCGGTCGCCGCGCAGTCCCGACGACTGTCCTACGGCTCCTGA
- a CDS encoding TetR/AcrR family transcriptional regulator yields MPKIVDHDERREEILRAAIRVIESVGLDNTTTRAIAQECGYSNGVLSHYFQDKDDILRSILSKTHREFMERVARSMRGKDEFGRLWALLLQNLPLDDDRRVETLMEITFWPRALSNPALREFQVEAASDLLARLRELIADVRRVGLLDSDLTDAAIAELLIAVIDGLSVHAELFPKRLPAAYQKKLMRMQLTALGFAETT; encoded by the coding sequence ATGCCGAAGATCGTCGACCACGACGAACGCCGCGAGGAGATCCTGCGCGCCGCCATCCGCGTGATCGAGAGCGTCGGCCTCGACAACACCACGACACGTGCCATCGCCCAGGAGTGCGGCTACTCCAACGGAGTCCTGAGCCACTACTTCCAGGACAAGGACGACATCCTGCGGTCGATCCTCAGCAAGACGCACCGCGAGTTCATGGAGCGGGTGGCCCGCAGCATGCGCGGCAAGGACGAGTTCGGGCGGCTGTGGGCGCTGCTGCTGCAGAACCTTCCCCTCGACGACGACCGGCGGGTCGAGACGCTGATGGAGATCACCTTCTGGCCGCGCGCCCTCTCCAACCCCGCCCTGCGGGAATTCCAGGTGGAAGCGGCCAGCGATCTGCTCGCGCGGCTCCGCGAACTCATCGCCGACGTCCGCCGCGTCGGTCTGCTCGACAGCGACCTGACCGATGCCGCCATCGCCGAACTGCTCATCGCGGTCATCGACGGCCTGTCCGTGCACGCCGAACTCTTTCCGAAGCGCCTTCCCGCGGCCTATCAGAAGAAGCTGATGCGAATGCAGTTGACGGCGTTGGGTTTTGCCGAGACGACGTAG